The genomic DNA ACAGAAGCCATCGCTATTATTTCTGTCCGCAGAGCGCTGGCACACTGGGGGGTTTCCCTGTAGTGTGAAAATGATGGGGAGTGCTTTGCAAACATGCTtccacactgtgtcacacagctCACGCTTATATGTGGTACAATGGTATTCGGAGCCCTAGGCGAACCTTCAGCCTTGTGCCACTAATGAACCCCTCGGTCATGATGCCACGCAAACTGAAACATGGCAGTGTTGTACCCTGCAGATTTTGTCTTTTAACCTCCTGCGTTGGAAACGTCAACAATGTATGAGCAACGTATATATCGCGTGGAGTTAAATAATGAAGTTCCGCCAACTGacaacccccccatcccccaatttATAGAATGAAGGCAAAACAATGCTGCCATTTGTACAGTGATTTGTTGGTGggactcccctctctcccccgcacgcaCTGTctcattgtctctccctccctcaacccccctctcattctcacaCTCCTTCCTTCAGCCCCTTCTCTCATTGTTAGGCTGcagccccgctagcgctgagcgagCGGTGCTTGGCGAGGGTGCGGGCACACACGCGATGCGCttaagtaaataaaaaatgtatacttacccgctcgctcaatattcggcaatgccgcccccactccccaccctccccccgcgCGAGCAGATGCAGGACATCAGCAAcgcatgctttgagcgccagtgcgctcagcgctagcggggccgcagccttactccCTCCTAACTTtctttctgccccctctctcattctctcccctcccttctaaTCTCTTCTacctcacctccctcctctctcattctctcccctccccatctctcctccccccaccccctcctctctcattctctccccatctctcctcgcccacccacccctctcattctctccccccccatctttccttctcccccacccttccacctctctcattCTTCCTTCTTCCCCACTcctttcattctctcccctccccatccctcctcgcccacccaccctcctctctcattctctacCCAACCTCCCTCTCAGCCCTTACCTGGCTGTGGTGTGGAGCAGGGGAGGTCCTTCCTGGCAGGCGGCAGACACCGAAAGACTTTACTGACCTCTGGGTTGGACCGCTGGGGCAGACTCCACCCCCACTGTCCTCCGCCACCATCCGCCTCCTCCTTATTCCTTTCCAGCCACAAGGCAGCAAGATTTGCCGTGCAGTTTACCTAGCGGTTAAACCGTGTACATGACCCTGTACGTAATAGAtgagtacagtaaataaaaataccccttgtgagcatACACATGTCTCAGACCGGTCTGCACCTTGACCTCCCCCATTATCATACACAGGCCCGTATTTAGACATAAGCCTAGGGCGGAAAAtttcaggggggggagggatatccttaaaccctggcctgtttgtggcccttgaggactggagttggccacacctgtacTAAACCATTCCCGTCTGCAAACGTCTGCCAATAAGTACATTTTATCGGTTGTATCTCCGGATATGTTGTACGGATGCTTACATTTGAAGTAAAAACACCTTTCACCAATACTTAATACTCCAGTTAACACAGACCATGCTACTTGATGCCCTTTAATCCATTTCCTGACTGGTAATGGCATTAGACTGTAACATTAGAACACTGGAAAGTGTACATACCCAGATAAGTAGCTCGAGCCTTCTCTCCATGAGTCAGGAGGTAGCTATCTTGGGTGAGTGATCAGACTGTTAGCACGGCCTGTGGCAGGGATACCGCAGGGTGCCGAGATTCCTCACAAAACCCGGCTTCTCTTACTAGAACAGCATAACACCATGATCAAGCGATCTCTGCACATACTGGTTCAGGTGATGGGGAGGGCGTGGCagaggcgtggctgtgatgtcacagagctggatcGCCGCAATTGgtagaaccgctcacgtgacgcggccgtcgcttgaaaagacaacatttttttttgtcttttcaaaacgctGTCGCGCCATCGCGCTCACTAGGGCCGGCCTCTAAGGGATCCTGCAGTTTGTACGTGGCGCGTGCGCACGCAAGCGCCATCGCACACAGTATAAGCACAGACTAAAGCTTCTTCTACATAGTAAATACAATTCAGACACGAAGGGCACTGGAATGGAGCCTTCTACCCAAATAATGGAATCTGCAGAACATGTTTACATCCCTATTGTCCTCACACCTCATCTGACCATTACTAGGAAGGTATTGTAGAGGTATGCCGAATTCTCAGCGCACAGCGTTCACTATTCACTCGCACCGTTATCCTTTTAACCCCGTCCCTGCCATGGGGGTCTGCAAAGCCTTTCACATAAACAGAACCCCTTCACTATCAGAGGGGCCCTGCAATAACGCTTTGCTTTAAAATGAGTTGCAGGTCCCTCTGACTGTGAAGGGGATAACTAGGCAGTCCTTAAAGGGAAAGCAGAGGCCGTTTAAATAGAAGGAATCAGCTGTTGTGCCAGGCAGCTCTCTACAGTGGCACCTGTTGCCACATCACATAGCCCTGATCTGGACATTTAACTTTTTAAAGCTCTGCTTGCCCAGCTGTGCCTCAGTCTTCTTGTGCTGCAACCACAACACACTACATTGCCCAAGCAGTCCTTCCAATACTCAGGAGCTGGATCCTTCCTTCGCTTCTCTCAAGAGGACTCCGCTTGGTGCATCTCTCCAATGGGTTCTATTGTGGCAAAGCTCCTTCTACCAACCATCAGCAGCCTGGCATTCCTGCCAACCATCAGCATAGCAGCCAAGCGGCAGTTCCACATGGAAGCTATGGTTTATTTTTTCACCATGTTCTTCATTGCGGTAAGTGATTTATTTATTGAATTCCCTAGCCAGGCTACACTGAAAGACTATGGAATAATCTCATGGTAACCCAACCTTTGGTGTGTCCCATTGCCCTCAAGTTAAATCGCCCCAGGTAGGATTACAATCACAGATCATGTGCAACGAGGCTCTCAGGAAAATAGGAATCCCCAGCATACAGAACGGCACAGCATTCGGTCTCCCGGCTTCTCTTTTGCCTTTGGACTCTTTAGTGCTGGAGTGACCAAGAACATATTTCCGCTGGAAACCTTACACACGTCAAATGCTTTTGCAATGTATTTCAAAGCAATTATATTCAAACAGCCACGTACGGAAAGTTTGCAAAGCAAAGTGTTGTGTGCCTGTGTAGCAGCGGATAGGGTTGTAGAGACATAGAAAAGATTAGACTACTACAGTACAAGAGCCCATATTTACAAAACATTGaagcccattcaaatgaatgcccACTGAATCTTTGCCTCCAAGAGCTAGCAATCTATTTTGAAGGCATATGGAGATACGGTGACCTTTCCCAAGGTTAGAAGGAGTTGGCACTAGATTTCAAATAGGACTTAACAACATGTTAAGAGTAACGATATATATCTTCAAAGGTAAATAACGCCAGGTTAAACCACGTATTATCCCATAGCATGTATGGTGTGAACTATAAAAGCCCATTAGTGATAATGACATAGAAAACAATGTGTTATCATAACATGGCATATCCTTTTAAGATCAACGCAGGGACTTAACGGTACATTAGTTGGGTCATCCCTCCACTTGGTGTAACTTCCACCCAGACCATAAAATAGGGCTTTTGTAGGATTTAgatgggtgtaacaccacagttggTCCTAATTTAACCAGCATAGTGTTATCTCTTAGCGTTACTTCCCTCTTCGCTTCTGTCTTTCTCAAAGTGAGCTAAAGCCCTATTTCCTGGTCTGTATTTTAGGCGAAACCGTTATTGGGAGATAACCCAACGATGTGCGCCAATAACGCAGCGGGGAACCTGCGCTAAGTGAGATGCAATTCCCAGTAGTTTTTGCATATCGTTAAGCTCCCGGAAAATCACGGGCGTTCCCgttttaggtaacatcacattATCATCCCTGATTTAACAGGACGTTGTCGATCTAGCCCCACAAAATATCCAGAGGATACAGTACGTCGTAGAGAAGAACCTTTTACAGCAGTGATCCCAAATATATGATGTATTTCTTCCCACATTTCTCTATTGGAACAGCCATATTTCGCACTATATGAGGTTAGGAAGATATCTTGTGCTCTGTGTTCTTTCCTCTGGACAATGGTGTTACCAAGAAGCCCCCAACTGGTCGTTGTCTTTTCACTGCGATATGATTATATAGCGGGATTACAGCACTCACTTACAGGACCTTACAATGCTGAGCAGCACTGGAAAGTGGCCAGCATtacacttagattgcaagctcttcggggcagggattgccTTTCCCATGGTCGGGTTTGGCCTGTTGCACTTACAGTATTCTTCTTCCATGCACTGCACATGgcgggcgctatataaagatatacaaacaTGCCTTGCGAGCAGCTGTCGCAGGGGCTGTTCGTCACTAGCCAGTTGAAGAAGTATGTCGCGGTGGCTTGTCAGCTGTGGGTTACTATACAAACTGCAGGCCACGTTGGTCCTCCTTCTCTTCAGGGAATTCCTAAAGCACACGCACCacaaatgtcccctaaccctttcactgctggagAGATCTGCTGGGACTCTCTGTCCCTGGTTTACCTCTTTGTTAACAGATTGTCTCTGCTGTCCTTGCAGATTTACCATGCCTGCGATGGGCCTGGGTTAGCGGTGCTGTGTTTCATGAGGTATGATCTCCTCGAGTACTTCAGCATTTACGGGACCGCCCTGTCCATGTGGGTCTCACTGATAGGTAAGCCCTGGATGTTTTGTCACGTACACGCTTGCTTGCGTGCACAtgggtgtttgtctgtgtgtgtacgagaAAGGGGACAAGAACACTTGGCCATGTCTTACACGCCTGTCCACAGGGCACTACAAGTGAGCACTCGGACCCGAAAACCTTCACAACACACCTATTATGCTACCGCCGCCAGGATAAATTTAAAGGTCTTATACaggggagggcaactccagtcctcaagggctaccaacaggtcaggtattagggatatccctgcttcagcacaggtggctcagtcaaagactgagccaatgattgagccacctgtgccaaagaagggatctcctgaaaacctgacctgttggtggcccttgaggactggagttgcccaccccatgTCTTACACCTAGTTGAGAGTACCTGGTCCCCCAGAAATACCCAATGTAGCAAAACGTGTACAAAATGAGAGCAATCCTTTCAAAAGGTACGCAGATCCAATTTGAGCTCAAAGACAGTAAGTACTTGTTACATTTTAGATGTAATATAACAAAAGgcatttataaaacaaaaaaggggtACAACAGAAAGCCGACACATTACCAGTGAAAGTCCTGTAATAGGTCCCTTACGGGGTCGTAAAGTGGAAGGTGTGATTCATACACTTTATCCCCAGGGTAAGTGTCATAATGAGAACCTTAGACCCCAAAGCCACTTTCACACGTTTCGCGGACTCGGACAGAATCTCCCTACATCTCGATTTATTGCACGGACCAGCAAAGATTTGGTGACACTGACCCCCACGCAAAAGGTTAACTCCTCGGTTGCCATACTGCACATAAAATGTTACCTTTACATGGCTATCTGGTGATAATGGTGATGGCAGTAGACTTGCCATTTGGCTAACATTTTACAACTAGATAGCATTACCAGTACTTGCTGGCCGTACCATACAGTACATTTCTGTGTGTTAATGTAGAGTTTGGAAGCACATTGGATATGGGATCATCGCTTTCCGTTGCCCATGATATTCCTGTTAAGCATATATAGGTGTTGAGACATGATTTGTATGTCTGCGTGTGTTTATGGATTTAGGGGAGGGGTGCAGCGTTTGCTGGTGCCACTGTACAGGTCTATAGCATAAATCCAATTCTTTAACTGGTTTCCACATGTCACGTAACAGTGATAATGGTCCTCTGTATCCTGTATTTGGAATGTGTATTTAAATGCACAACTGTTGCTCGTCACATCAAGTTAGAGCTGTTTACATACAAGATACCTGGCAAAAATGGGACCCTCTTGTGTCCTTTTACTACATATCATATATTGCACTGCATCACAGAAAAGACAGACATGTCATGTACAACTTTCACAGCCAAAGGTCTAATTACATTTTGCTTCATGGTGACATTGAGAAAACCGACTCTTCTTCCATCCCAACGTCCTACAGCACTGGCCGACTTTGATGAGCCCAAGAGGTCCACCCTTGTGATGTTTGGTGTCCTCACCATCGCAGTGAGGATATATCAAGACCGCTGGGGCTACGGTGTCTACTCTGGACCTATCGGAACTGCCGTGCTTATGATCACTGTGAAATGGGTGGGTATCTGAGCCATGCATGAAGGCAACTAGGGAGATGGGCGAGGGAAGCTTTCCAAAAACTATATTCGTAGGAGCATTAAAAGGTCAAAGTGCAAGGTCACGTGGCCAGTTATATGCGACCGTGTTCCCCAAATGTTCTGACATTTCACAGAATTCTGGTGAATTccccacaaataaaaataccacgttgtgagcacattcacaccccattatctcttagcatgcaaggcttccactgcagccagggattctgggtaatgacatgcaaatgagcactcagcgtCACCTTTGGCTTGAAATCCATTTGAACATGCACCCCTGTAAGCTTACACCTGCCAAATTACACAGCTTCTCAGCACAGCCTggattaaagaagtgcagagccagaaaacctactcacagacacctgttttgtccttttggagtctcatcagtgtgaggctgggtaTACTGGgtgtgcaatgtgaagctgggataggtttgaaccaaacattaaataagttatggtgggtaaaaagaaAAAGTGACTAAATTGAACAAAAATGTTGTGAAAACCTCTAAATTTCCCAGAAAACTGCAGAAAAAATGCAGCAAAACAATAGAAGACATTTGCACAACTTTACTAAGAGCCACTTTACTAAGAGCCACTTTACTATCAGCCACTTTACTAAGAGCCACTTTACTATCAGCCACTTTACTATCAGCCACTTTACTATCAGCCACTTTACAATCAGCCACTTTACTAACAGCCACGGCATTTCTGTGATGTGTGTTTTCCAGTTAACGAAAATGAAGGAGAAGAAAGGGCTGT from Ascaphus truei isolate aAscTru1 chromosome 21, aAscTru1.hap1, whole genome shotgun sequence includes the following:
- the MYMK gene encoding protein myomaker, which gives rise to MGSIVAKLLLPTISSLAFLPTISIAAKRQFHMEAMVYFFTMFFIAIYHACDGPGLAVLCFMRYDLLEYFSIYGTALSMWVSLIALADFDEPKRSTLVMFGVLTIAVRIYQDRWGYGVYSGPIGTAVLMITVKWLTKMKEKKGLYPDKSVYTQQIGPGFCFGALALMLRFFFEEWDYTYVHSFYHCSLAMSFVLLLPKINKKAGNGGSPAKVDCKTLCMCV